GCCGCGCGCAGGATGTCGACCCACGCTATACCAGCGCCGATGTTCATCAGAACGAGCATGGCAATAAGGATTACGACTTGTCCCGCCCATCCCGCCGAAATGAGCGACACTGCCATTACGCCGACGGCGAACAGGAGTTTTTCACCGGCGGCGTAGTGTCGCCACCGGTTTGTCTGGGCACAGCGATCGATGGCGCGCATCAGCTACTGGTTATCCGGGCGTTTCGCAGGTGACATCCTGCGCCCGAAGTAAAATCCCACAAGTCCGGCACCCAGCGCCGCCTGAAGAGCAAACAGCAGGCTTTCGATCTCGCCGCTCGGCGGCTCCCAGAGCGGCGAGGCCCAAGGCTTGTAGTCCGGCTGAATTTCGGTAATCGCGGCTTCGGCCTCACCATCGGCACCACCGAATTCGGCGTCTCCGCCGTGGTGAATGACGAGCGGCAGGATCGCCAGGGCAATGACGGCGAGCAGCATCCAAAGGTTACGTTTCAGCATGATCAGGCCTTCGCGGAAAAGATATTGAGAGCGTTGAGTTCACCGCGGCTATAGCGCTGCAAGAGGTTGAACACGATCACGGTCAAGAGACCCTCGCTGATGGCAAGCGGCACCCGCGTAACCGCAAAAATTCCGAGGAATTTGGCAGCAGCACCCGTCATTCCGGAAACCGGATCTGGGAAGGCCAACGCCAATTGCAGGGAGGTCGTGACGTAGGTGGCCAGATCGCCGAGCGTTGCTGCAACAAAGATCGCTACCGCACCGCTGAACCCGGCCCCTGTTATACCCTTGAACAGTCCGTAGGCGACGAAGGGACCGACGATGGCCATCGAGAAGATATTGGCTCCCAGCGTCGTCAGTCCGCCATGCGCCAGCAATAGCGCCTGAAACAACAGCACGATCGCGCCGAGCACGGTCGTCACCGTCGGCCCGAAAAGCGACGCTGCCAGACCAGTCCCGGTCGGATGCGAGCAGCTTCCGGTCACGGAGGGAATTTTCAACGCTGAGAGAACGAACACGTAGGCGCCAGAGGCTGCCATCAGCAGCTTGACCTCGGGCTTTTCCCTGACAAGCGTTACAATGCGCCTGGCCCCGTAAATAACGAAGGGCGCTGAAACCACACCCCAGCCAACCGCATGTGCGGCCGGCAGATAGCCTTCCATGATATGCATACTACACCCTCTACCACGCCCGCCGCGTGGCCCGAACAAAGTCGCCACGGATGTCGTGGCCCAGCGATGGCAGGTCTCCTGGCTCACGGGTCTTGGCTCGGTCCGCCTTATCAGCCAATTACTTGGCCAATGGCATGTTGGACGTCGCTCACCGCTTACAGTTGCGGGGGCAGCCTCGGTTTCGGCCCCTGATGGGTAGTCCTCACCGTGTTCCCTTTTCATCCGCCATCCCTTGGTCAGGCGGAACCATCTGAAAGTATCACTATGCCTGGGGCGTATAAAACACAACGCCGAAATGGCGATCACCAAGGCATAGGAAAGGCAACGCTCGCTGGCTGAGGACCAGGCACTCCCAGTCTTTTATCAGCGACGGACAGTGTTTCTGGCCTCCACTATGGTTTCAGATTGATAGTCCCTTCAAGCCTTGTCAGTTCGAAGTCGCTGATCAGAATATCGAGCCGTACCTTCCATTGCCCAGGGACCGGCAGAACCAGATCGCTAACGCGCCATGTTCCGTCGCCGGGCTTTACAGCCTTGCGCCGGATCGGCTCGATACCGGCGGCCGGCTGAGAAAAGACAAAGGTGACTTCCTTCGCGTCGAGTGGACCGAAATCTCCTGTCATGATCATGGCTGACACTGTGACGGGCCCGGCACGACCCGGCGTGACGGTCAACTCCGCCATTGCTTTCGAGGCATGGATATGAACGGAGGCCGGTTGCACAGCAGCGATGGCAAGCGCTCTGGGGGGCGGAGTGAAGCGCCAGGTCGCCGCAACGCCCAGCACCAGGAGCACAAGAAGTGTTTCTGCTGCGATCGTTCTGACCAGGTACCGCGTGTTATCTTGATCACCAGCCACGGCTCGTTGCGTCAAACGCCAGCGATTTATTGCCGCGAGCAGGAACAGGATTGCGATAAGAACAAGTTTGGCGACAAGGAGGTTCCCGTATGCGGTATGCAGAAGCGCCGATGGATGCCTTACTTGAACGATAGCGAGAACCGTGCCCGCTGCGACCAGAACCACCACGACAACAGGAATGAAGCGTGAGAATCGGATAAGCGCTGGGGCCGCCGTCGCCGTATCGATGCGAAATACCTGTCCGAGCGGCACTAGCGCGCCGATCCAGATCGCGATTGATGCCGCGTGCAGAAACACCGATGGCCGCATCAGCCATTGCGGCTCAGCCGCACTGGCGTGACCGCTGAGTGCGAGCGACAGCGATCGCCGAGCAGCGCCGTTGTGGAAACCAGGCTTGAAACGCGTGCGTTGGAGGACAAAAATGCGAGACCAGACAAGACGAGCGCGCCCGCCATCACCGACACAGTGCTGCCGAAACTCGTCCCGAACCCTGCCTTCCAGACTTGCGGGTCGGCGATCTGCGCGAGCGCACCCCCAAGAGCATCGAGACCTTGAAAACGCGCCGATGCGAGGACGCTGACCAGCCCAAGGACGATCATGAAGCCGATAAACCCGCGCGCCGCGGACCTATCGCGTATGAAGAAGTTCAGAGCGAAAACACCGCCGGCTCCAAAGAAGAAGCCGGCATAAAGCCCCAGCTTTGCCAGCCAGAGGGCGCCACGAACCTGCAGATCGACGGCATCCACCACCACCGGCGGCGCGCTGCTCGGTGCGCCAATCGAAAACACGATTGAGCCGGAGACCGGATGACCGTCTTCGGAAACCACGCGCCAAGACAAAACATACGTGCCGGAGCCAAGTCCGGCTGGAGGCTTGATTTCGAGCGTCTTGTCTCGAAGAACGAAGTCTGGAAGCGCAACCGAACGACCGTCAGGTTTTACCAATGAGAGGACAAGGGGTGACACCGGCTCGCTGAAAGACAGCGAAAAGTTTTCCGGTACAGCTTGCAGAACCGTCCCGTCCTGCGGCACTGCGCCTGTCAGCGAAGCATGCGCCATGACGGCTGTCGCGAGACAAAACCAGGCACACAATGTTAAAAGCGTGTTCCGGCAGAGGGCTCTGAAACGCCCCTGGGAGTTGAACGAGAGAGGTGAAGGATCCCGAACGAGCACCCCGTGGAGTATTGAGAGAAGAATTATAGAGAAAAGGGACCGAAAGAAAGCGATGTCCACCGCCGATATCTCGGATCCAATCCATCGTAGCGGAAGAATTGAAAGCGAGTGGAGAGCGGTTGAGATGAAGGCAAGTACGATACCGAGGGAATAAGAGTTCATCGCTGGTCCCTCAGCAGCACGTTCAGCGTTAGGGATTCTGCTGCCCATTTCATAGGTGCGACCCCTTAGATTCCTGCTGTGATGCCACCATCGACATACAGCAGCTGCCCCGTAGTGAAGCGAGCGAGGGGCGATACGAAAAATAGTACAGCACCGGCGACATCACCTGGCGTGGCAAGTCTTCCAAAGGGAATATTTGTGACTGCGCTTTGGAGAGCGGCCAAATCCCGAAGTAGGTGATCATTTTTGCAGGTTCGCACCGCGCCTGGAGCAACGCCGTTGACTGTGATGCTGTGTGGGGCAAGTTCTGTCGCCTGTTGTTTCATAAGGATGGCCAGCCCCCCCTTTGCGGCGCACATTGAGCTGTATCCGCGATCGCGGAAGCCAAGCGACGACCGTACCGACAGGAGGTGAACTTGACTGCCTCCGTTCCCCGCAGCGACCTGGTGCCGCGCAACGGCCTGGGAGAGGAACATCCCGACGCGAAGGGTCTTCGCATAAACCTCATCGAAGGCGTCTTCGGTGACCTCGAGGAAGGGCTGTTCCTTGTGAAAGCCGACACAGTTCACGAGGATATCGATCGTCCCATGCTCCTTGACGAGTACGTCTGTTAGCTCCCGAACCGCCTCGACGTTACAGGCATCGACTTCGGCACCCGCCGCTTTCCATCCCCGCGCGTGCAACTCCTTGGCTAGTCCTCGCGAACGTTCGCCGTTGCGCCCTGCGACAATGCAGGTCGCACCCGCGGCAGCCAGCATTTCCGAGATCGTTATCCCGATCGCTCCGTACCCGCCAACCACCAGGGCAACTTTCCCTGTCAGCCGCGTTGGATTTGTCAGAACCTCGTTTAGCATTCTCTGCCCTCTGATATGACACCATCGCCCGCCGGGACGGCTCCGAACTGATTGATGGCAATGCGCGTAGCTCTCCAGGTGCCCGGCCCGTACTGCCCTTTGAAAACCGGCCCCATATGCTCGGGGGCAGCGCCCCCGAACACGGCGGTTCCGACAATTGACCCGTCGCTCCCGACCTTCCCCTTGAATCGATAGAACAAATGGATGGGGGTTGCTTCGTGCTCGGCCTCGAGCTCGATCTGTGAACCCAGGATCTTGCCGACGACCCGGCCATGGCTTGTTGCGGTCTGATGAATGCCCGTGACGTCCGTGCCATGCTGACGGAGTTCGATGCGGTGCTCACTCGCCCCGTGAAGAAAGGAAACTTCGACCTGCCAGCGCCCGGTGACGTCCGCCTCCACCGGGGGGACCTGCGCCGACGTGGCGAACTCCTGTGACCTGACGAAGATGGCGGAAAGGGCGCGTCCGACCGTGTCGGCTTCATCGTCTGACAGATTTATGGGATCCAGGATGATCGATGTCGGTGTCGACCAGAAATCGTGGATGAGAATCCGCGGACGTTGCCGCAGCAGCGCCATCCGCAGACCTTCCGCATCCAGGGGAATATCGCTCTTATCCCAGCTCACCTTTAGCCGGATGGCGGTAACGGATCCGGCCCATGACAGGACGTTCGTTTCCACACCCGCGATGTCGTGGAGGCGGACGGCGATATTCTGCAGCCGAGGGCGCCAGCCGTCGCGTTCCTTTTCAGCCGCCGCCGAGTTGATCCAGCGGTCCAGGGCGACGACGGCCCCAATGGCCTCTTCCTTTCCCACTTTCATGCTGCGGCCGAAGGCCTGATGAGGAGCGCTGTTCCACCACATCGCTTCACAAAGCTTCCTTCGACCGAGCACGATGGCGGTGGATTGCGGCCCGCGGAGGTATTTCCCGCCCGCATAGACGACGAGGTCCGCGCCCCGACCAATCCATCGATCCGGATTGGCCGGAGACAACCCGGCCGCGTTGATCAGAACCGGGACACCGGCCGCATGTGCCGACGCTAGGAGCGTGTCCAACGGGAGGGAAGACGAACCTTCATTCCGGCCTAACAGGCAGACCATCGCAACTTCGCCGGTCCCAAGGGCTGAAGACAATTCGTCGGGCGTCTGGACGCTGACGATTTGGGCTCCGGCTAAACGGATCGCCTGTTCGTAGGCGAAACGATGATCCTCCGGAATGATGACCTTGTTCGCCATTCCGGACGTGTCAGGCAGGCGCAACATCGCTTCGGGATCGTTGCCGGCGATGCAGGCGGCTGTCGCGAGCGCCAGACTTGCGGCTGTTCCTGCGGTAACGAGGCCCCATTCCGCGCCCGTCAACATGGCGAGCCGGTGGCCTAGCAGGCCGTTGAAGAAGTCAGTCGCGTTCGCAGACGAAGCCTGAATCGTCTCCGTTGTGGACGTAGAAGTGCCCGACAAGTCGTCCGGCGGAGCGGAGAGCTGCCCATCCGCGACCACAGACCGGGTCGCTCTCGTCTTGTCCCTCCCATGAGAACTCCGCACAGGCTGATCCGTCGCGTGCGCCGTAGCGGACATCGAGAAAGCCCTTGAGCGCGACGAACGCGATTTCGCCGTCGGCCGTGCCCTGGAATGTCAGATGCGCCTCTTCGACGAGATCGAGGACGTCGTTGTCCCAGTTGTCCATCTCGACGATGCGCCAACGACCGGCGAAGGCCTTGGCGAAGGGAGAAACTCTCGCCATCAGCCTGTCTCCGTCATGAGCTTCGGCAGCCGCACCAGATCATAGGCGGCGGCCGCGAAGGTGAAGGCCCATCCGACGCGGTCGCGTCCACGGAACTTCGTCTTACCCTGCCCGGCGACGGTTTTGATCCAGCCGAACGCCTCCTCGATGCGCTTGCGGATGCGCAAGCTGACCCGATAGCCGGAATGGCGCGTCGTGCGTCCATCAATGGCCGAGCGGCGACCATTGATGTTTTGCGCCACATGGGGCGTGACCTTCATCGACCGCAGATCTTTTACGAAGTCCTTTGTGTCATAGGCCTTGTCGGCACCCAGCGTGATCGCTTGTGTCTGCTCAGTGAAGGGCCCGATCATGTGCAACGCCGCGACCCGTTCGGCATACCCGCTGGCCTCTGTCAGATAGGCATCGACCAGCAGGCCATGGCGATTTTCCATCAGCCCATGCCCCATGAAGCACAGCTTGGCCTCCTTGCCTTTTCCCTTCCTATAAAGCTTCGCATCCGGGTCGGTCGTTGAAGCATGCGTCTCGTTGGAGCGTCTCTCGCCATGGAAGTCTGCTTCCTTATTCCGACCGCCCGCATCCGACAGTGGTTCGCCATGATCGCCCCTGGGGCCGTCCTTCGGCTTGAAGCTCTTGATCGACGCCCAAGCTTCGATCAGCGTGCCATCGACAGAGAAGTGGTCCGTTGACAGCAACCGCTTTACTTTGGGCTGCGAAAGGATTGCGACCAGGAACTTCGCGGCGATGTCGCCTTCCAGCAACCGGTCGCGGTTCTTCGAAAACACCGAATGGTCCCAAGCTGGATCGTCAATGCCAAGGCCAACGAACCAGCGGAACAGAAGGTCGTATTCCAGCCGCTCCATCAAAAGCCGCTCAGAGCGGATCGAATAGAAGGCTTGCAAAAGCATGGCGCGCAGAAGCTTCTCAGGCGCGATCGACGGCCGCCCGATCGGTGAATAAAGTGCTGCCAAATCTCGTTCCAGTGAAACGAGCGCTTCGTTCACGATCTGCCGGATAGCCCGTAGAGGATGATCTTTTCGAACACGATCCTCCAGATCAACATAGCTGAAGAGTTCGCCTGTCCTCACATCGCCGCCGCGCATCCATCAGCTCCAAATCGCAATAAAGCGAGTGAATCACGACCAGAGCCTATGCGCCAGGGCCTTTTTCAACAGCCTGCTAGGGCTTCAGCCAATTCATCGAGATCGACAAAAGCCTCCGCGGCCGCATTCATCGCCTCGATCACTTCCGGGGCGGGATTGCTCGCTCCATAATTGGTTCGGACGCCCGCGCAATTGATGATCGGCTCGACGCCGAACGAGCGATAGATATCTCCCCGGCCTCGGCGCGGCGTCGGATTGGTTCTGAAATATTGCGTGATGTTGCTGTTCTGCGATGGTCATCACGACAGCCCCCTTTGGGCAAGCACGGCCGAGGCCCCCACGGCAAAGACGGTGATCGCGAGATACATCGCATTATTCGGCGACGGCACCCGCACGGATGCAACATGGGCGACGGCAAGCGCCGCGAACATGAGGTTCACCATCGGCAGGAACGCCTCGGCTGGCACGAGGGGCTGTATGAGGATGAGGGCCGTCATCAGCGGGATGTCGTAGGAGAGTGGGACACCAAGAAACTGAGAGCGGCAGTGCAAAAACCGGCCACGGTAGCGGCGGAATAGTCTTGCCGCGGGCGGAGTAAAATCCGGCCACCTATTTCCTTTCTGCAATGAACGCAGGAGGGACAGGGGATCTACACCGTGGAACTTTATCTGAAGGTGCGGCTGGCTGTTTCGGAAGGGATGAGCCGGCGTCTGGCAGCAAAGCATTTCAACATATCGCGCGACAGCGTTGCCAGGATGGTGTCGTATTCGACCCCACCCGGCTATCAGCGGCGATCACCGATCCTTCGGCCGAAGCTGGATGCGTTTGTTTCGACGATCGAGTATTGGCTGGAGGAAGACCTCAAGGTGCCGCGCAAGCAGCGCCATACGGCCAAGCGGGTGTTCGACCGCCTGCGCGACGAATGCGGGTTCACCGGCGGCTATACGATCATCAAGGATTACATGCGCGAGCGGGATCAGCGCCGGCAGGAAGTGTTCGTGCCGCTGTCGCATCCGCCCGGCCATGCGCAGGCCGACTTCGGCGAGGCGATGGTGATGATCGGCGGCGTCGAGCAGAAGGCGCGTTTCTTCGTGCTCGATCTTCCGCACAGCGACGGCTGCTATGTGCGGGCCTATCCGGCTGCAGTGGCTGAGGCCTGGGTCGACGGCCACATCCATGCGTTCTCATTCTTCGGGGCCGTGCCGCAGTCGATCGTCTATGACAACGATCGTTGCCTTGTCGCCAAGATCCTGCCAGACGGCACGCGCAAGCGAGCGGCGCTGTTCAGCGGCTTCCTGTCCCATTACCTGATCCGGGATCGCTATGGTCGTCCTGGGAAAGGCAACGACAAGGGGAACGTCGAGGGTCTCGTCGGATATGCCCGGCGCAACTTCATGGTGCCGATCCCGCAGTTTCCGACATGGGATGCGTTCAACGTCTGGCTGGAAGAGCAATGCCGAAAGCGCCAGCGCGACAGATTGCGGGGTGAGAGCGAGACGATCGGCGAACGGCTGCAGCGGGATCTGGCGGCTATGCGTCCATTGCCAGCATCACCCTTCGATGCCTGCGATCAGGCCAGCGCCAAGGTCACGGCCCAGTCTCTCGTACGCTACAAGACCAATGATTATTCCGTGCCGGTCGCCTACGGTCATCAGGATGTCTGGATCCGGGGCTATGTCGATGAGGTGGTCATCGGCTGCCGTGGCGAGATCATTGCTCGCCATCCGCGGAACTGGGAGCGGGAAGACGTCGTCTTCGACCCTATCCATTATCTGCCGCTGATCGAGCAGAAGATCAATGCGCTGGATCAGGCCGCTCCTCTGCAGGGCTGGGATCTGCCGGACGAGTTCGCCACGTTGCGCCGGCTGATGGAAGGCCGCATGGCCAAGCATGGTCGGCGGGAATACGTGCAGGTTCTGCGACTGCTGGAAAGTTTCGAGCTCGCCGATCTGCATGCGGCGGTGAAGCAGGCGATCCAGCTCGGCGCAATCGGCTTCGATGCGGTCAAGCATCTGATCCTGTGCCGGGTAGAACGCCGGCCGCCACGGCTGGACCTGTCGATCTATCCCTACCTGCCGAGGGCAACGGTCGAGAAGACGTCGGCAAAGGCGTACATGCGCCTCTTGTCATCTGATGCGGGAGAAGCCGCATGAGCACCGAAGTACCAGAGATCCTTCTCGCCCATTATCTCAAGACCCTGAAGCTGCCGACCTTCCAGCGCGAGTACCAGAAGCTGGCCCAGCTATGCGCCACCGAAGGCGTCGATCATGTCGGATATCTGTTCCGACTTGGTGAGCGGGAGGTGATCGAACGCGATCGCCGAAAGGTCGATCGCCGGATCAAGGCGGCCAAATTCCCGGTCGTCAAAAGCCTCGACAGTTTCGACTTCGCCGCTATCCCGAAGCTCAACAAGATGCAGGTGCTGGAGTTGGCCCGATGCGAGTGGATCGAGCGACGCGAGAACGTCATTGCTCTCGGTCCCAGCGGCACGGGCAAGACGCATGTAGCGCTCGGCCTCGGTCTGGCCGCCTGCCAGAAGGGTCTGTCCGTCGGCTTCACCACGGCGGCTGCCCTGGTCAGCGAGATGATGGAGGCGCGTGACGAGCGGCGTGTTCCAGAAGCAGATGGCAGCCTACAAGCTCCTGATCATCGACGAGCTGGGCTTTGTGCCGCTGTCAAAGACCGGCGCGGAATTACTGTTCGAACTGATCTCGCAACGCTACGAGCGGGGTGCCACCCTGATCACCAGTAATCTGCCTTTCGACGAATGGACGGAAACTCTGGGATCCGAGCGCCTGACCGGCGCGCTGCTCGATCGCATCACCCACCACGTCAACATCCTCGAGATGAACGGCGACAGCTATCGTCTCGCTCAAAGCCGCGCCCGCAAGGCTGGCTGAAACCCCTCTCCAGAAAGCGCCGCGCGCGCATGAGACCCCCGCTCGGGCTACGCCCTCCCGGGGGTCTCATGTGCGCGCCACAGTGGCCGACTTTTGCTCCGCCCCGTGGCCTGTTTTTACTCCGCCGTTGACACCCAAAGCATGGCCAGTTGCGCGGTTGTCAGCCGGGCCGTTCCATCGGCTGCTGAAGGCCATGGAAAACGCCCCCTCTCCAAAATTTTATAGTACAGGCAGAAGCCCTGGCCATCAAAATACAGGAGTTTCAAACGATCGCCACAGTGCGCTTCATAATGCATCCCTCCATTAGATTCCGGGCAACCGGACGACTTTATCGTATTGATAATCTTCATAAAACTTGGGGCGTCGATCGACGACACCCTGCACCCCTATCCGGACGGCTTCCGAGGATAATGCTTCGACGGGAACCATCCACGGCGAGCCGGGAAGGATTTGCGTTGCAGGCAAAATTCCTCTCTGCACCAGGCTTTTGGCCGATCCGACGCAAATACCGAGTTTCTCCGCCGCTTTCATCAAGCTGATCATCGGTACGTCCACTTTGGTCGCATCATATTCGGGAATTCCCAGGCGCTCGCGCATGTCACGAACACGCACGGTCGTCCAGCTCTCGCCATCACCTGTCTTGCAAAGCATCCTATTGAGGGAGACCGCGAGTTCCCGATCTGGCCAATGTCCGCCTAGTTTGCGCAGTGCCTCGACGGCCGATGGTGCGAGCTCGGCGGGATATCTTCCGGTCTTGACGCGCGCCACACGTACCTCTGTGTGCCGACCGCCGGTCCAATGGATCAAGAGCACCGCCTCGTTGGTCGCATCATCGAGATCGCAAATAATCTCCTGAACCAGGATGTGGATGAGCCGCTGCTTCGTTCGCGTCTCCGTGGAGGGTGCATTCCATACGGTCGGCAAATCCTGGGCAAGCTGCAGGAGACGGCCACGATCGATGACGGGGCGTGCTGCTGACAGTGCAGACAGGTCCTTGATCTTGCGCTCAAGCACGCCTACTCGCTCCAGGGCATCATTCCATCGGGCCTCCAGTTCGCGTGCAACATGCCGCTTGGCCGGGTCCACAAGCTCATACCTGCGACTGGCCAACAGCGCTTCGTAGCGTGCGCCTTCGAGGTCCCGCTCGATTGCCGCAATGACATCTCTTCGGGACCGCTCGACTTGATCCGAGGCGAAGATTGCCGCTTCGACAGCACGGTCCGACACCGCTTCTAAAATCTGCATCGCAACGGCGCGATCGACCCTGACGCCGCCGATGCCGATACAAAGGCCGACACCCACGTGAGCATCGTCGCCGCGGCACTGATAGCGATGGGCGTTGCCTTTTGCGCTGCCGTAAAAGACGCGCATCATTCGGCCACAGCGACCGCATCGCATCAGTCCCGTCAAAAGGGCACGACCGCCACGCGCTGACTTGCGATCGCAATTCTTCTTCATGTGCGCGTTCTCGGTCAGAAGCTTGTGGTTCTCCTCATACTCCCGCCAACTGATGTAACCTTGATGATTGTCGCGCAACAGCACGCTCCATTCGTCCCTCGGCTTGCGCACCCCCGTAGCCTTGCGAGCGCGGCCATCGACGATCCGCGTTCGCTGCGCGCGTCTTCCGAAGGCATAGGCGCCTGCATAGAGTGGATTGTGGAGAATCTGCATGACGCTGTGGTAGGCCGGCGCCTTCCAGACAAGCTTGCAGACGTCGACATTGCGCAGAACAACCGGCATCTTGATATCGGCCGACCGCAGCCACAAAAAGACCTGTCGTCCACTTCCCAGCTCCCGGAATTTGGCAAAAACGAGCCTGATCGTCTCTGCCACATGTTCGTCCGGGTCAATCTCGATCTTGCCCACTTCGCTCCAGCACAAGCCCGGCGGCAGCATGAACCGCAGTTCCCCGCGTCCTGCCTTAGAATCACGTGCGGCGATGCCGCGCTGACGCATCAAGCTAAGCTCATACTCCGACATCGTGCCTTTCAATCCAAGCAGCAGACGATCGTTGACGAGCCGCGGATCATAGGCGCCATCCGGATCGATGACCAGCGTCCCCGCAAGCGCGCAAAGGTCGATCAGATGATGCCAGTCCCTGCCATTGCGCGCCAGGCGAGATGCCTCGATACAATAGACCGCTCCTACATTGCCGGAGCAAACCTGTGCCACAAGCCGTTCGAATCCAGGCCGTTCCATGCTGCCTGAACCGGAGCGGCCAAGATCGTCATCGATTACGCTCACCGATGCGAAGCCGGTCGTTGCGGCAGCTCCAGCCAGATCATACTGCCGGCGTTGACTTTCCAGATTGCCGGTGACCTGAGTCATTGTGGACTGGCGGACATAGACCACAGCGGCGCGGCCAAGATGGTCAGGCGTGATCTTCGTGTTCATCAACGCCTCCCGTCTTCGTCATTCTGTTCGCTTCCAAAGCTTCCAGCAGAAGATCCGCCAGCGCTTCCACCAACCCTTTGACGTTCTTGACGGCCGGAACCTGAAGATTTTGGCGCTCCAACTGCAGAATGAGTTGGTCGCGATTTTGATGTCGCCTGCTTCGCATCATCCTTCTCCTTCTTCCTCGAAGGACGGGATTTTGCGCCTCGTGAGCGAGTCGCGTCGAACGATGCCAGCGCCGCTGCC
The sequence above is drawn from the Ensifer canadensis genome and encodes:
- a CDS encoding energy-coupling factor ABC transporter substrate-binding protein: MLKRNLWMLLAVIALAILPLVIHHGGDAEFGGADGEAEAAITEIQPDYKPWASPLWEPPSGEIESLLFALQAALGAGLVGFYFGRRMSPAKRPDNQ
- a CDS encoding energy-coupling factor ABC transporter permease codes for the protein MHIMEGYLPAAHAVGWGVVSAPFVIYGARRIVTLVREKPEVKLLMAASGAYVFVLSALKIPSVTGSCSHPTGTGLAASLFGPTVTTVLGAIVLLFQALLLAHGGLTTLGANIFSMAIVGPFVAYGLFKGITGAGFSGAVAIFVAATLGDLATYVTTSLQLALAFPDPVSGMTGAAAKFLGIFAVTRVPLAISEGLLTVIVFNLLQRYSRGELNALNIFSAKA
- a CDS encoding copper resistance D family protein, with the protein product MFLHAASIAIWIGALVPLGQVFRIDTATAAPALIRFSRFIPVVVVVLVAAGTVLAIVQVRHPSALLHTAYGNLLVAKLVLIAILFLLAAINRWRLTQRAVAGDQDNTRYLVRTIAAETLLVLLVLGVAATWRFTPPPRALAIAAVQPASVHIHASKAMAELTVTPGRAGPVTVSAMIMTGDFGPLDAKEVTFVFSQPAAGIEPIRRKAVKPGDGTWRVSDLVLPVPGQWKVRLDILISDFELTRLEGTINLKP
- a CDS encoding copper resistance CopC family protein gives rise to the protein MDIAFFRSLFSIILLSILHGVLVRDPSPLSFNSQGRFRALCRNTLLTLCAWFCLATAVMAHASLTGAVPQDGTVLQAVPENFSLSFSEPVSPLVLSLVKPDGRSVALPDFVLRDKTLEIKPPAGLGSGTYVLSWRVVSEDGHPVSGSIVFSIGAPSSAPPVVVDAVDLQVRGALWLAKLGLYAGFFFGAGGVFALNFFIRDRSAARGFIGFMIVLGLVSVLASARFQGLDALGGALAQIADPQVWKAGFGTSFGSTVSVMAGALVLSGLAFLSSNARVSSLVSTTALLGDRCRSHSAVTPVRLSRNG
- a CDS encoding SDR family NAD(P)-dependent oxidoreductase, producing MLNEVLTNPTRLTGKVALVVGGYGAIGITISEMLAAAGATCIVAGRNGERSRGLAKELHARGWKAAGAEVDACNVEAVRELTDVLVKEHGTIDILVNCVGFHKEQPFLEVTEDAFDEVYAKTLRVGMFLSQAVARHQVAAGNGGSQVHLLSVRSSLGFRDRGYSSMCAAKGGLAILMKQQATELAPHSITVNGVAPGAVRTCKNDHLLRDLAALQSAVTNIPFGRLATPGDVAGAVLFFVSPLARFTTGQLLYVDGGITAGI
- a CDS encoding IS5 family transposase, with product MRGGDVRTGELFSYVDLEDRVRKDHPLRAIRQIVNEALVSLERDLAALYSPIGRPSIAPEKLLRAMLLQAFYSIRSERLLMERLEYDLLFRWFVGLGIDDPAWDHSVFSKNRDRLLEGDIAAKFLVAILSQPKVKRLLSTDHFSVDGTLIEAWASIKSFKPKDGPRGDHGEPLSDAGGRNKEADFHGERRSNETHASTTDPDAKLYRKGKGKEAKLCFMGHGLMENRHGLLVDAYLTEASGYAERVAALHMIGPFTEQTQAITLGADKAYDTKDFVKDLRSMKVTPHVAQNINGRRSAIDGRTTRHSGYRVSLRIRKRIEEAFGWIKTVAGQGKTKFRGRDRVGWAFTFAAAAYDLVRLPKLMTETG
- the istA gene encoding IS21 family transposase, with amino-acid sequence MELYLKVRLAVSEGMSRRLAAKHFNISRDSVARMVSYSTPPGYQRRSPILRPKLDAFVSTIEYWLEEDLKVPRKQRHTAKRVFDRLRDECGFTGGYTIIKDYMRERDQRRQEVFVPLSHPPGHAQADFGEAMVMIGGVEQKARFFVLDLPHSDGCYVRAYPAAVAEAWVDGHIHAFSFFGAVPQSIVYDNDRCLVAKILPDGTRKRAALFSGFLSHYLIRDRYGRPGKGNDKGNVEGLVGYARRNFMVPIPQFPTWDAFNVWLEEQCRKRQRDRLRGESETIGERLQRDLAAMRPLPASPFDACDQASAKVTAQSLVRYKTNDYSVPVAYGHQDVWIRGYVDEVVIGCRGEIIARHPRNWEREDVVFDPIHYLPLIEQKINALDQAAPLQGWDLPDEFATLRRLMEGRMAKHGRREYVQVLRLLESFELADLHAAVKQAIQLGAIGFDAVKHLILCRVERRPPRLDLSIYPYLPRATVEKTSAKAYMRLLSSDAGEAA
- the tnpB gene encoding IS66 family insertion sequence element accessory protein TnpB (TnpB, as the term is used for proteins encoded by IS66 family insertion elements, is considered an accessory protein, since TnpC, encoded by a neighboring gene, is a DDE family transposase.), producing MKIINTIKSSGCPESNGGMHYEAHCGDRLKLLYFDGQGFCLYYKILERGRFPWPSAADGTARLTTAQLAMLWVSTAE